The sequence TCTGGATGAAACCATGGCATCCTTTGTTCATAATCTGCTGTGCCTGGCTGTTCAAGCTATAACCGCTGCTGAGGATTACTTTTGCTGAAGGGTTCGCTTCCCTGATACGTTCGAAAGTTTCTCTCCCCGAGAGGCCCGGCATGATCATGTCGAGGATGGTGATGTCGATTTCGTCCTTCTTCTGCGTGTAGAGCGTAATTGCCTCCTCTCCGTTTTTAACGCCGTGCACGCGGTACCCGAAGGACTCGAGTATTGCCTTGCTCACCGCGAGGACATCGGGCTCATCATCGACAAGAAGGATCGTCTCCGTGCCTCTCATGATTTCCGGAACCGGAGAGTGCTCTTTCACCACAGGCTTTTCCGAGACGGGAAAGAAGAGCGAAAATGTCGCTCCCTTGCCGGGTTCACTTACCACGTCAATGAAGCCGTTATGGTTTTTTACAATGCCATATACCATTGCGAGGCCCAATCCCGTACCCCTGCCCAGTTCTTTCGTGGTGAAGAAGGGTTCGAAGATTCTCTCTTTGGCGATCTCGTCCATGCCGACGCCGGTATCGGTGATGGATATTCGTACATATTTACCGGCCGGCATGGGGAACGCTTTTATATAATTCTTGCCCACTATAATATTCCCGGTCTCGATCGAAAGGTCTCCCCCGGCCGGCATGGCCTGCCAGGCATTGAGGTAGAGGTTGAGCAGTACCTGTTCGATCTGGCCCTGGTCTGCCTCTATAGCCCATAAAGCCTTGTCATATTTCCGATGAATGGTAATTTCCTTTTTGGTTCTGCCGAACATGGTAGAGGTCTTTTCGATCAGTTCATTCAAACTTACGGGTTTGACCACGTATTTTCCGCCCCTTGCAAAACCGAGCAGCTGACCGGCAAGGCCTGCTGCGTTTTTTACCTGCTCTTCGATACGTTTCAGCTTCTCGTAGTGCGGATGGTCCGTGCTGATGTCCAGCATCATAAGAGATGCATATCCCTGAATGCCCATAAGGATGTTGTTGAAATCATGGGCAATGCCCCCTGCAAGGGTACCGATGGCTTCCATCTTCTGGGCGTGGATGAGCTCCATCTCCAGCCTTCTACGCTCGGTAATATCCTCGCATACCATGATATTATCCCCGTTGCCCAGTAACACAGGGATAAAATTGATGATTTTCGTCGACCCGTCTTTGCATGTGGTGTTGAAAATCCTTGGCCGCTGTTCGCCATAACCGGCACTATTCGTATTGTCGAGCCACGCAGAGAGCACGTTGTGGCGATAAGCCCTATCGGGATATGCCTTTTTGAACCACCTTTTGCCATCGGGTATGTCGCTAAGGTCGTAGCCGAAGATGTCCCTGTACTTTGGGTTGATGTAGAGGAATTGTCCGTTTTTATCGACTAAGGCCATCCCGAAGGGGGCATGTTCGGAAAGGGTGGCGAACTTCTGCCTCTCGTACCCCAGTTGTTCTTCAGCGCGCTTACGCTCGGCGATGTCGTTCTTCAGCCTCTCATTCGCTTCTGCCAGGTTCAAAGTGCGCTCTTTGACCCTTTCTTCCAATTCGGCCCGGGCTTTTTTAAGCATTTCGTAAATCTGAAGGCTTTCCAAGGCATTTGCGCTGTTCAGCATGATGATGGAGAGCAAAGAGAGAGAAACCGCGGGAATATTCTTTTCGCCCTGAGAGAGGATCCCGCAGAACAGGCCGCGAATTCTCGAATTCGTGGTCAGTACATGCAGGATTATCTGCCCTTCGAAATCCCTGGTACTCGCCCTGATCGCCCGATTCTCTCTCAAGGACCAGGCAAAGGTCCCGTTATTGATTAAAAAATCGATCTCCTCCGCTAAATATGTTTTGTCCTTCTCCGGCACGCAATCGGCCAGATAGAAATCGGAATTCGCCTCATTTACCAGATAAAACCCTATGGTGCGAAAGGGTATCAGGCTCCTGACCCGGACCCCTGTTTCGGTCAATATGATGGAAGGGTCCTGTCGTGTGCTGATGTTGCTCTGGAAGTCTCCAAGATAGGCAGCCATCTCAAGGGCGTCTACCGTAAAGCGCTGGACCTCTTCCAGGTAATCGAGGCGGGTTTTGAGATCCGCGTCAGGACCTTTATGGGTGTTTACGCCCATCTTTCACCAAAAAAGAGGTATAAAATCTCCGCGACCTGGCGCTTGATGAGTTGGACGATCTCCGCCAATGCCGCTTTTTCGAATCCCAGTTTGTCCAAAACAACGGGCATCATCGGCGGGACGAGGTGCTCCCCGCTGGAGCCCATCTCCAGCGCGTTTGCCAGGACATCGGAGAGGCAGACAATAGAAGCCTCCAGAGGGTACTGCGATTTAAAAGGGTCGTGATGATACCTCACCCCATGCTCCAGCATGAGGGGAAATCTCCATTTTTTAAGAAGCAACCCCCCGAGTTGGGCATGGTCCCATCCCAGGGCTTCAATCTCCGCGTCTCTGAGCAACCCATTGGTCTCAGCAGCCCGGGTCAGGATCTCTCTCGCTTGATGAGGAATTCGGGTATATAAGATGATTCTGCCGATATCATGAAGCAACCCTGCGACGAAAAGTCGCTCTGTATTGAAAATATTCATGTAACTGGCAATCATGCGAGCGCTCACTCCACAGGCAATGCTGTGTCTCCAGAATAATTCCATATCCACAAAATCGACGGGAATATTCTTAAACATGGTGATTGCAGACGTGCCCAATGCCAGGGTACTCAGTTGCTTCGTGCCGATCATCATGACCGCACGGGAAATGGTATGAATTTTTGAGGGAAACCGGTAAAATGCGCTATTCACGAGTCTTAACAGTTTGGCGGAGAGATTCATATCTTTGCTGATTACGTCGGCAATGTGAACCGCGGAGCTTCTGGGATCATCGATGACATTGCAGATCTCCATAAAAACATTAGGAAGAGAGGCAAGGGCAGGCTCTCTGTCTATCAGGGTTTGAGGTGTAACGCCATTTCTTGGGGATGGACGGGCAAGCTCCGATACGGACACGGGCACAGGCTCGGGAGCCGAAGAGACCGCATCCTTGTTGAGCGGCCCTTTCTCCGCCAATTGTTGCGCTTTTCTGAGGGTGCAGATATGGAGGAGCTCTTTAAAGAAAGGATGGTCCAGGCTGCCCGGGGTGAACCGTTTTGCCACCAATGTTTCAGCGGCCTGAAGTAACGCGGGGTCACACTCGTCGGCAATCGAAGGGTCGCTATCGTCTATCCCCCCTTCTATCTCAACCGAGTGGATCCCCCATATTTTCAGGATGCGCCGATGGTCCTCGTCAAGCGCTGTCCCCTTGCCGAAAAGATATCTCCCGTTAGAATGGACGAGATCTTCCGCGAGAACCATACCCGGTTTGATAGCCTCTATGCCGACTCTAAGCAAAATCCCCCTCCCCACCAATTATATTATCGGCCTGCTCCCCTAATTCTTAATGGTTCTGTGGCAGACAAGCTGTATGTGGCGTCAGGGAGGGGGGAATGCACAAGGGGAACGAAGGCGTACAACGGGCGTCATAATGTGCGTAAGCACGGAGCTCCTGACCTTCTTCACCTATTATTTTTGCCCTTGCCTCTCGTCCAGCACCCTGCGGACCGCCTCCGCCATCTCACGTTTGGAGAGGGGTTTCATCAGGAACCCCTTGATCCCCGCTTCGCCGGCTTTTTCGGGAGATACATTTTCATTGTGCCCGGTATAGAGAATAATGGGGATATCGGGTCGTACCTTCAAGAATTTCTTCGCCAGGGCGATCCCGGTCGTCGCGGGCATGGTCTGATCGGTAATGACGAGATCAAACCTGCGGGGATCAATCAGGAACGCGGACAAGGCATCGCGGCCGTCCGTTACCCCAACGACTTTGTAGCCGAGCCGCCGGAGGGTTGCCATACCCCATTTCACAAGGGATTCCTCGTCATCGATGAAAAGAATCCGTTCGGTCCCCCGAGGGATGTCACCTTCGGCGGTGTGACCCGATTGAACGGATGGTTCGGCTTCAGGGATGAAGATGTTGAAGGCAGAGCCCTTCCCCGGCGTGCTCTCGACGGTGATGTCGCCGTGTAAGCTTTTCACAATGCCATAGGTGACCGCGAGGCCCATGCCGGTGCCCTGGCCGGGCTCTTTTGTGGTGAAGAAGGGCTCGAAGATTCTTTGCATTGCATCGGGCTCAATGCCCGTGCCCGTGTCTCTTACGGTGAGGAGGAGGTAGGCGCCTGGTTCCAGTCCGGAAGGCAGAGAAGACTTGCTCGCAGCACCGAGGCGTATGGTAAGCCTCCCTCCCTTGTCTCGCATGGCGAAGCCGGCGTTCGTGCATAAATTCATCACTACCTGTTGCATCTGAGACGGATCGGCGAGAACCGTGTCCGACGTGCACTTTATTTTCAGATCGATCTCCACCGAGGAGGGGAGGGACGCACGAAGGAGCTTCACCGTCTCCTTGATGAGAGGAGTTAATTGCAGGGGGATGACCTCAGAATCGGTCTTCCGGCTGAAGGCGAGGATCTGCTTTACAAGGTCCCTTGCCCGCAAGGCGGCTTTCAGGACATGGGTAAGGGCACGGTCCACGGCGCTATTGACGGGTGCGTTATCGTCGATCGCTATTTCTGTAAAGCCGATCACCGCCGCCAGTATATTGTTGAAATCGTGCGCGATCCCTCCGGCGAGGGTGCCGATGGCTTCCATCTTCTGGGACTGGCGGAGTTGCTCTTCCGTCTTCCTGCGCTCTTCCGTCTCGCGCTGAAGCACTTCATAGGCTCGACTCAACTCGGCGGTTCGCTCCACGACGCGATGTTCAAGCTCCTTGTGAGCGCGCGCGAGGACCTCCTCTGCCTTCCTGCGCTCGGTAATGTCGCTCACCATCCCGACGGAGCGGATAATCCTGCCGGCGCCGTCCCGGATGTGCTCGCATTTTTCACGGACAGTGCGGACCTCACCGTCTGACTTTCTTATGACCCGGTGCTCGATGTCGTAACTGTCTCTTCCCTCACGCACCGAGCCGGAATATGCGGCATCCACTGCCGCGCGATCGTCAGGGTGGACCGCATCGAGGAAGGCATCGTAGGTGGCGCGGAACTCCTGCGGATGAAGGCCAAAGATCCGGTACACCTCATCCGACCACGACAGGCGGTTGCGCACGACATCGAGCTCCCAGCTGCCGAGGTGGGCGATCTCCTCCGCCCTGCACATCCGTTCCTGGCTTTCCCGGAGGCTCTCCTCGGCGCGCTTGCGTCCGGTGATATCGTGAGCCACATGGACCGCGCCGATGAGCTGTCCCCGATCGTCATGCAGCGGGGTTGTGCTGACCACGAAATCGCCTCCCAGCCGGTCATCGTGCACTTCCTCGACATGCTGACGGCCGTCCTTGATGGTTCGGGAATGAGGGCAGAAATCGGGCGGCTCCGGTAGCCCGTGCACCGCCTCATAGCACTTGAGCCCGATCACGTCTT comes from Syntrophorhabdaceae bacterium and encodes:
- a CDS encoding response regulator, whose amino-acid sequence is MGVNTHKGPDADLKTRLDYLEEVQRFTVDALEMAAYLGDFQSNISTRQDPSIILTETGVRVRSLIPFRTIGFYLVNEANSDFYLADCVPEKDKTYLAEEIDFLINNGTFAWSLRENRAIRASTRDFEGQIILHVLTTNSRIRGLFCGILSQGEKNIPAVSLSLLSIIMLNSANALESLQIYEMLKKARAELEERVKERTLNLAEANERLKNDIAERKRAEEQLGYERQKFATLSEHAPFGMALVDKNGQFLYINPKYRDIFGYDLSDIPDGKRWFKKAYPDRAYRHNVLSAWLDNTNSAGYGEQRPRIFNTTCKDGSTKIINFIPVLLGNGDNIMVCEDITERRRLEMELIHAQKMEAIGTLAGGIAHDFNNILMGIQGYASLMMLDISTDHPHYEKLKRIEEQVKNAAGLAGQLLGFARGGKYVVKPVSLNELIEKTSTMFGRTKKEITIHRKYDKALWAIEADQGQIEQVLLNLYLNAWQAMPAGGDLSIETGNIIVGKNYIKAFPMPAGKYVRISITDTGVGMDEIAKERIFEPFFTTKELGRGTGLGLAMVYGIVKNHNGFIDVVSEPGKGATFSLFFPVSEKPVVKEHSPVPEIMRGTETILLVDDEPDVLAVSKAILESFGYRVHGVKNGEEAITLYTQKKDEIDITILDMIMPGLSGRETFERIREANPSAKVILSSGYSLNSQAQQIMNKGCHGFIQKPFDMTQISRMIRGVLDS
- a CDS encoding PAS domain S-box protein, producing MDKYKTKEQLVKELAALRQQITNSGKSEVELKRAEEKLRESENRFRAIVNYTYDCESWTDPEGKLVWVNPAVFELTGYTVDECMGMADYPLTFIDERDRSTIARYVGEAIRGSSGKNVEFRLRCKDGSLKWGAVSWQPIYDAHGSSLGVRSSVRDITDRKQAAEALIASEEKYRRFFEDAVLGIFQSTPEGKIITVNPAYARMFGYSSPTELTTAVWDVATCLYADPSRHPPIVRMIKGKHHPVHVENVYKRKDGSTFVGNLHAWTARSSKGELILEGFVEDITRRKRMEEEILRAKEAWERTFASVPDLIAILDNQHGIQRVNEAMARRLGIKAEDVIGLKCYEAVHGLPEPPDFCPHSRTIKDGRQHVEEVHDDRLGGDFVVSTTPLHDDRGQLIGAVHVAHDITGRKRAEESLRESQERMCRAEEIAHLGSWELDVVRNRLSWSDEVYRIFGLHPQEFRATYDAFLDAVHPDDRAAVDAAYSGSVREGRDSYDIEHRVIRKSDGEVRTVREKCEHIRDGAGRIIRSVGMVSDITERRKAEEVLARAHKELEHRVVERTAELSRAYEVLQRETEERRKTEEQLRQSQKMEAIGTLAGGIAHDFNNILAAVIGFTEIAIDDNAPVNSAVDRALTHVLKAALRARDLVKQILAFSRKTDSEVIPLQLTPLIKETVKLLRASLPSSVEIDLKIKCTSDTVLADPSQMQQVVMNLCTNAGFAMRDKGGRLTIRLGAASKSSLPSGLEPGAYLLLTVRDTGTGIEPDAMQRIFEPFFTTKEPGQGTGMGLAVTYGIVKSLHGDITVESTPGKGSAFNIFIPEAEPSVQSGHTAEGDIPRGTERILFIDDEESLVKWGMATLRRLGYKVVGVTDGRDALSAFLIDPRRFDLVITDQTMPATTGIALAKKFLKVRPDIPIILYTGHNENVSPEKAGEAGIKGFLMKPLSKREMAEAVRRVLDERQGQK
- a CDS encoding HDOD domain-containing protein, with protein sequence MLRVGIEAIKPGMVLAEDLVHSNGRYLFGKGTALDEDHRRILKIWGIHSVEIEGGIDDSDPSIADECDPALLQAAETLVAKRFTPGSLDHPFFKELLHICTLRKAQQLAEKGPLNKDAVSSAPEPVPVSVSELARPSPRNGVTPQTLIDREPALASLPNVFMEICNVIDDPRSSAVHIADVISKDMNLSAKLLRLVNSAFYRFPSKIHTISRAVMMIGTKQLSTLALGTSAITMFKNIPVDFVDMELFWRHSIACGVSARMIASYMNIFNTERLFVAGLLHDIGRIILYTRIPHQAREILTRAAETNGLLRDAEIEALGWDHAQLGGLLLKKWRFPLMLEHGVRYHHDPFKSQYPLEASIVCLSDVLANALEMGSSGEHLVPPMMPVVLDKLGFEKAALAEIVQLIKRQVAEILYLFFGERWA